A single genomic interval of Ramlibacter pinisoli harbors:
- the pepN gene encoding aminopeptidase N gives MREGQSTVVYRADYQAPAYWIDTVELCFDLDPAKTRVLNRMTVRRNPDVQPQPLRLDGDELVLSRVLVDGQGTSFKMEGSRLVLENLPAGNEPFKLEIFTTCAPAKNSKLMGLYVSNDSFFTQCEAEGFRRITYFLDRPDVMASYTVLLRADRRKYPVLLSNGNLVEQGDLGDGRHFAKWVDPFRKPCYLFALVAGQLVCREQRIRSRTGKDHLLQVFVRPGDLDKTEHAMNSLMASVAWDEARFGLPLDLERFMIVATSDFNMGAMENKGLNIFNTKYVLASQATATDVDFGNIESVVGHEYFHNWTGNRVTCRDWFQLSLKEGLTVFRDQEFSQDLAGEASARAVKRIEDVRVLRTAQFPEDAGPMAHPVRPDQYLEINNFYTVTVYEKGAEVVRMMQTLVGREGFRRGMELYFQRHDGQAVTCDDFAQAIADANPQSRFAGLLPQFKRWYSQAGTPRVTARASWDAASGTYGLALSQSCPPTPGQGAKEPFVIPIAWGLLDAGGREVASGMHVLTQESETLTVPGLQGEPVPSILRGFTAPVVLDFDYTDAQLLTLLEHDTDPFNRWEAAQRLAVNRALACIGDPAGGPLRLDAPYIEAMRSILRHPTLDAAFKELVLTLPAEAYIGEQLEVVDPQRVHAVRESMREQLATALLDDWAWAWDAHRESGAYSPDPVSSGRRALAGLALTHLCIAARQAGDTVWPGKAYQRFKDASNMTDRFNALAALVVGGQDLARPALERFHAMFRDEALVLDKWFALQAGAPDRGGNILPAVRQLMHHPDFNIRNPNRARSLIFSYCSANPGAFHRPDAAGYVFWSERVMELDGLNPQVAARLARALDRWRKLAEPMRGAAREAIARVAAKPDLSNDVREVVTRALAD, from the coding sequence ATGCGAGAAGGCCAATCCACCGTCGTCTACCGGGCCGATTACCAGGCGCCCGCGTACTGGATCGACACCGTCGAACTGTGCTTCGATCTCGACCCTGCCAAGACCCGGGTGCTCAACCGGATGACGGTGCGCCGCAACCCGGACGTGCAGCCGCAGCCGCTGCGCCTGGACGGCGACGAACTGGTGCTCTCGCGGGTGCTGGTCGACGGCCAGGGCACCTCGTTCAAGATGGAAGGCAGCCGGCTGGTGCTGGAGAACCTGCCGGCGGGCAACGAGCCGTTCAAGCTCGAGATCTTCACCACCTGCGCACCGGCCAAGAACAGCAAGCTGATGGGCCTGTACGTCAGCAACGACTCGTTCTTCACCCAGTGCGAGGCCGAGGGCTTCCGCCGCATCACCTACTTCCTCGACCGGCCCGACGTGATGGCCAGCTACACCGTGCTGCTGCGCGCCGACCGCCGCAAGTACCCGGTGCTGCTGTCCAACGGCAACCTGGTCGAGCAGGGCGACCTGGGCGACGGCCGCCACTTCGCCAAGTGGGTCGACCCGTTCCGCAAGCCCTGCTACCTGTTCGCGCTGGTAGCCGGTCAGCTGGTGTGCCGCGAACAGCGCATCCGCTCGCGCACCGGGAAGGACCACCTGCTGCAGGTGTTCGTGCGTCCCGGCGACCTGGACAAGACCGAGCACGCGATGAACTCGCTGATGGCCTCGGTGGCCTGGGACGAGGCCCGCTTCGGCCTGCCGCTCGACCTCGAGCGCTTCATGATCGTCGCCACCAGCGACTTCAACATGGGCGCGATGGAGAACAAGGGCCTGAACATCTTCAACACGAAGTACGTTCTGGCCAGCCAGGCCACCGCGACCGACGTCGACTTCGGCAACATCGAGTCGGTGGTGGGACACGAGTACTTCCACAACTGGACCGGCAACCGGGTCACCTGCCGCGACTGGTTCCAGCTGTCGCTCAAGGAAGGCCTCACCGTCTTTCGCGACCAGGAGTTCAGCCAGGACCTGGCCGGCGAGGCCTCGGCCCGCGCGGTCAAGCGCATCGAGGACGTGCGGGTGCTGCGCACCGCCCAGTTCCCCGAGGACGCCGGCCCGATGGCGCACCCGGTGCGCCCCGACCAGTACCTGGAGATCAACAACTTCTACACCGTGACGGTGTACGAGAAGGGCGCCGAAGTCGTCCGCATGATGCAGACCCTGGTCGGCCGCGAGGGCTTCCGGCGCGGCATGGAGCTGTACTTCCAGCGCCACGACGGCCAGGCGGTCACCTGCGACGACTTCGCCCAGGCCATCGCCGACGCCAACCCGCAGAGCCGGTTCGCCGGGCTGCTGCCGCAGTTCAAGCGCTGGTACAGCCAGGCCGGCACGCCCCGCGTCACGGCGCGCGCGAGCTGGGATGCCGCCAGCGGCACCTACGGCCTTGCGCTGTCGCAGAGCTGCCCGCCGACGCCGGGCCAGGGCGCCAAGGAACCGTTCGTGATCCCGATCGCCTGGGGCCTGCTGGACGCCGGCGGCCGCGAGGTCGCCAGCGGCATGCACGTGCTCACGCAGGAGAGCGAGACGCTCACCGTGCCCGGCCTGCAGGGCGAGCCGGTGCCCTCCATCCTGCGCGGGTTCACCGCGCCGGTGGTGCTGGACTTCGACTACACCGATGCCCAGCTGCTGACCCTGCTGGAGCACGACACCGATCCGTTCAACCGCTGGGAAGCGGCGCAGCGGCTGGCCGTCAACCGTGCGCTGGCCTGCATCGGCGACCCCGCCGGCGGCCCGCTGCGGCTCGACGCGCCCTACATCGAGGCCATGCGCAGCATCCTGCGCCACCCGACGCTCGATGCCGCCTTCAAGGAGCTGGTGCTCACGTTGCCCGCCGAGGCCTACATCGGCGAGCAGCTCGAGGTGGTCGATCCGCAGCGGGTGCATGCGGTGCGCGAATCGATGCGCGAGCAGCTGGCCACCGCGCTGCTGGACGACTGGGCCTGGGCCTGGGACGCGCACCGCGAGAGCGGCGCCTACAGCCCCGACCCGGTGTCGTCGGGCCGGCGCGCCCTGGCCGGGCTGGCCCTCACCCACCTGTGCATCGCCGCGCGCCAGGCCGGCGACACGGTGTGGCCGGGCAAGGCCTACCAGCGCTTCAAGGACGCCTCCAACATGACCGACCGCTTCAACGCCCTGGCGGCGCTGGTGGTGGGCGGCCAGGACCTGGCGCGGCCGGCGCTGGAGCGCTTCCACGCGATGTTCCGCGACGAGGCCCTGGTGCTCGACAAGTGGTTCGCGCTGCAGGCCGGCGCGCCCGACCGCGGCGGCAACATCCTGCCGGCGGTGCGCCAGCTGATGCACCACCCGGACTTCAACATCCGCAACCCGAACCGCGCCCGCAGCCTGATCTTCAGCTACTGCAGCGCCAACCCGGGCGCCTTCCACCGCCCCGACGCGGCCGGCTACGTGTTCTGGAGCGAGCGCGTCATGGAGCTGGACGGCCTGAACCCGCAGGTGGCGGCGCGGCTGGCGCGCGCGCTGGACCGCTGGCGCAAGCTGGCCGAGCCGATGCGCGGCGCCGCCCGCGAGGCCATCGCCCGCGTGGCCGCCAAGCCCGACCTGTCCAACGACGTGCGCGAGGTGGTCACCCGCGCCCTCGCCGACTGA
- a CDS encoding chemotaxis protein CheB, whose translation MTRRRPELVAIGTSAGGIDALFQLFDGLPPSDHAAVVTVLHLPEDHDSQLVELFARRLGRDRVHEAQPGARLEPGRLYFAPPGYHLLLEADRTFSLSCEPPALFSRPSIDVLLESCADALGPAVAGMLLTGANEDGARGLAAIGARGGLTAAQDPADAAYPTMPAAAIAAAPPDFVLPLPDLRTLLHTLLTR comes from the coding sequence ATGACGCGGAGGCGGCCCGAGCTCGTGGCCATCGGCACCTCGGCCGGCGGCATCGACGCGCTGTTCCAGCTGTTCGACGGCCTGCCGCCCTCGGACCACGCAGCGGTGGTGACGGTGCTGCACCTGCCGGAAGACCACGACAGCCAGCTGGTCGAGTTGTTCGCGCGGCGGCTGGGACGCGATCGCGTCCACGAAGCCCAGCCCGGTGCGCGGCTGGAGCCCGGGCGGCTCTACTTCGCACCCCCGGGCTACCATCTGCTGCTGGAAGCCGATCGCACCTTCTCCCTCAGCTGTGAGCCGCCAGCGCTGTTCTCGCGGCCTTCGATCGACGTGCTGCTGGAGTCCTGCGCCGATGCCCTCGGCCCGGCCGTGGCGGGAATGCTCCTCACCGGCGCCAACGAGGACGGCGCGCGCGGGCTGGCCGCCATCGGCGCCCGGGGCGGCCTCACGGCCGCACAGGACCCCGCCGATGCCGCCTACCCGACCATGCCCGCGGCTGCCATCGCAGCCGCCCCGCCGGACTTCGTGCTGCCCCTGCCCGACCTCCGAACCCTGCTCCACACCCTGCTGACCCGATGA
- a CDS encoding acyl-CoA dehydrogenase family protein, whose translation MDSHTATGFPQLIDSVRKVAAGVAAAQAPDVDARARFPIETLAALREDHVLAAAVPRELGGPGCNVQELSQLCAALAQACGSSAMVLAMHYIQLACLARHGMGSDYLRDYLRDLVRRQDLLASMTSEVGPSGDTRSSVCAVRRAGDRFQLDKDATTGSYCAHADAILVTCRKDEEAARSDQVLVLVRREDCTLTQTTSWDTLGMRGTCSPGFQLRSSGAVEQIVPGAFADCSAQTMVPYSHILWSALWWGIAAGAVAKAASFVRGQARQTPGTVPPTATRLAELQVQLQALKQNWLSAARDFDALGDDREELMGMGWALRLNNLKIASSEAAPRIVHQALQIVGILGYKNDSPFALGRHYRDALSGSLMISNDRIAAKNASMLLVYKDAA comes from the coding sequence ATGGATTCGCACACCGCAACGGGATTTCCGCAACTCATCGATTCCGTGCGCAAGGTCGCGGCCGGCGTGGCCGCGGCGCAGGCGCCGGACGTCGATGCCAGGGCGCGCTTTCCGATCGAGACCCTGGCCGCGCTGCGAGAGGACCACGTGCTGGCCGCCGCGGTCCCGCGTGAACTCGGCGGGCCAGGTTGCAACGTGCAGGAGCTCTCGCAGCTGTGTGCCGCGCTGGCCCAGGCCTGCGGATCCAGCGCCATGGTGCTGGCCATGCACTACATCCAGCTCGCCTGCCTGGCGCGCCACGGGATGGGCAGCGACTACCTGCGCGACTACCTGCGCGACCTGGTGCGCCGGCAGGATCTGCTGGCCTCGATGACGTCGGAGGTCGGCCCGTCCGGCGACACGCGTTCCAGCGTGTGCGCAGTGCGCCGCGCCGGCGACCGGTTCCAGCTCGACAAGGACGCCACCACCGGCTCCTACTGCGCGCATGCCGATGCCATCCTGGTCACCTGCCGCAAGGACGAGGAGGCGGCCCGCAGCGACCAGGTGCTGGTGCTGGTGCGGCGCGAGGACTGCACGCTGACCCAGACGACGAGCTGGGACACGCTGGGCATGCGCGGTACCTGCAGTCCGGGCTTCCAGTTGCGCTCGAGCGGCGCGGTGGAGCAGATCGTGCCCGGCGCCTTCGCCGACTGTTCGGCCCAGACCATGGTCCCGTATTCGCACATCCTGTGGTCGGCGCTGTGGTGGGGCATCGCGGCTGGCGCGGTGGCCAAGGCCGCCAGCTTCGTGCGCGGCCAGGCCCGGCAAACGCCCGGCACGGTGCCGCCCACCGCCACCCGCCTGGCCGAGTTGCAGGTGCAGCTGCAGGCCCTCAAGCAGAACTGGCTGTCGGCCGCACGCGACTTCGATGCGCTGGGCGACGACCGCGAGGAGCTGATGGGCATGGGCTGGGCCCTGCGGCTGAACAACCTCAAGATCGCCAGCTCCGAGGCGGCACCGCGCATCGTGCACCAGGCGCTGCAGATCGTCGGCATCCTCGGCTACAAGAACGACAGCCCCTTCGCCCTGGGGCGGCACTACCGCGACGCCCTGTCGGGCTCGCTCATGATTTCCAACGATCGCATCGCCGCCAAGAACGCGTCGATGCTCCTGGTCTACAAGGACGCTGCCTGA
- a CDS encoding amino acid--[acyl-carrier-protein] ligase, with amino-acid sequence MDIRTYEIHGFTEALIENGLIVPTGIAGAYGRGPVFEDILRRFDDLVTRTAAPDNAQELMFPPILARALIEKVGYMDNFPQLAGSVHSFRGSDQQARELSARVHAGERWEDLLAPTDVMLTPAACYPVYPTFSGLLPAGGRLVTVMNWVFRHEPSDEPTRLQHFRMREYIRVGRPDEVVAWRDAWLQRGLELLRGLQLPVDSDVASDPFFGRAGRMMAANQVDQRLKFEILCPVISREKPTAICSFNWHQDHFSGKFGILNADSSVAHTACLGFGLERVTLALIKTHGYDPADWPQTVRAQLWP; translated from the coding sequence ATGGACATCCGCACCTACGAAATCCACGGCTTCACCGAAGCGCTGATCGAGAACGGCCTGATCGTGCCCACCGGCATCGCCGGTGCCTACGGCCGCGGCCCCGTGTTCGAGGACATCCTGCGCCGCTTCGACGACCTCGTCACCCGCACGGCCGCGCCGGACAACGCCCAGGAACTGATGTTCCCGCCCATCCTGGCGCGCGCCCTGATCGAGAAGGTCGGCTACATGGACAACTTCCCGCAGCTGGCGGGATCGGTGCACAGCTTCCGCGGCAGCGACCAGCAGGCCCGCGAGCTGTCGGCGCGCGTGCATGCCGGCGAGCGCTGGGAGGACCTGCTGGCCCCCACCGACGTCATGCTGACGCCGGCTGCCTGCTATCCCGTCTATCCCACCTTCAGCGGCCTGCTGCCGGCGGGCGGCCGGCTGGTCACGGTGATGAACTGGGTGTTCCGCCACGAGCCGTCGGACGAGCCCACGCGGCTGCAGCACTTCCGCATGCGCGAGTACATCCGGGTCGGCCGGCCCGACGAGGTGGTGGCCTGGCGCGACGCCTGGCTGCAGCGCGGCCTGGAACTGCTGCGCGGGCTGCAACTGCCGGTGGACAGCGACGTCGCGTCCGATCCGTTCTTCGGCCGCGCCGGCCGGATGATGGCCGCCAACCAGGTCGACCAGCGGCTGAAATTCGAGATCCTGTGCCCGGTGATCTCGCGCGAGAAGCCCACCGCCATCTGCTCGTTCAACTGGCACCAGGACCACTTCAGCGGCAAGTTCGGCATCCTCAATGCCGACAGTTCGGTGGCGCACACGGCCTGCCTGGGCTTCGGCCTGGAGCGGGTGACGCTGGCATTGATCAAGACGCACGGCTACGACCCGGCCGACTGGCCGCAGACCGTGCGCGCGCAGCTGTGGCCCTGA
- a CDS encoding hybrid sensor histidine kinase/response regulator has translation MSLSTETDVNVLLVDDLQENLVALEALIRQPGRRIHTARSGDEALSLMIEHPFALAILDVQMPSMNGFELAELMRGTERTRGIPIVFVSAAGREQNYAFRGYESGAVDFLYKPLDPHAVRSKVNVFVELFRQRLDLLHMQGELERAVRMRDDFMSMVSHELRNPLNTLFLQAQLRKRMAAAGRLPDAAAFGQLVQRDEQQIRSMIRLLDDIIDVSRSRTGQLAMSYAPMDLAALARRAVEAMDEPARAAGVALSLDAPASIPLVGDEVRLEQVITNLLTNALRYGRSRPVAVTLRVDGGEAALSVRDHGDGIDPADQERIFGQFERAESGRDVPGLGLGLFISRQIVLAHGGRLEVHSTRGDGAEFIIRLPSPPGGA, from the coding sequence ATGAGTCTGTCGACGGAAACCGATGTGAACGTGCTGCTGGTCGACGACCTGCAGGAGAACCTGGTCGCCCTGGAGGCCCTGATCCGCCAGCCGGGCCGGCGCATCCACACGGCGCGCTCGGGCGACGAGGCGCTGTCGCTGATGATCGAGCACCCGTTCGCGCTCGCCATCCTGGACGTGCAGATGCCGTCGATGAACGGCTTCGAGCTGGCCGAGCTGATGCGCGGCACCGAGCGCACGCGCGGCATCCCCATCGTGTTCGTCAGTGCGGCCGGCCGCGAGCAGAACTACGCCTTCCGCGGCTACGAATCCGGCGCGGTCGACTTCCTCTACAAGCCGCTCGATCCCCACGCCGTGCGCAGCAAGGTCAACGTGTTCGTCGAGCTGTTCCGCCAGCGGCTGGACCTGCTGCACATGCAGGGCGAGCTCGAGCGAGCGGTGCGCATGCGCGACGACTTCATGTCCATGGTCTCGCACGAGCTGCGCAACCCGCTCAACACCTTGTTCCTGCAGGCGCAGCTGCGCAAGCGCATGGCCGCGGCCGGCAGGTTGCCCGACGCGGCGGCATTCGGCCAGCTGGTGCAGCGGGACGAGCAGCAGATCCGCAGCATGATCCGGCTGCTGGACGACATCATCGACGTGTCGCGCTCGCGCACCGGCCAGCTGGCGATGTCGTACGCGCCGATGGACCTGGCCGCGCTGGCGCGCCGTGCCGTGGAGGCGATGGACGAGCCGGCGCGCGCCGCCGGCGTCGCGCTCAGCCTGGACGCGCCGGCCAGCATCCCCCTGGTCGGCGACGAGGTGCGGCTGGAGCAGGTCATCACCAACCTGCTGACCAACGCCCTGCGCTACGGCCGTTCGCGCCCGGTGGCGGTCACGCTGCGTGTCGACGGCGGCGAGGCGGCGCTGTCGGTGCGCGACCACGGCGACGGCATCGACCCGGCCGACCAGGAGCGCATCTTCGGCCAGTTCGAGCGCGCCGAGTCCGGCCGCGACGTGCCGGGCCTGGGCCTGGGGCTGTTCATCAGCCGGCAGATCGTGCTGGCGCACGGCGGCCGGCTGGAGGTGCACAGCACCCGCGGCGACGGCGCGGAGTTCATCATCCGGCTTCCCTCGCCGCCCGGCGGCGCATGA
- the prfB gene encoding peptide chain release factor 2 (programmed frameshift), whose protein sequence is MDAERINLIGTTLADLQSRCGQLRGYLDYDAKSERLRTVTAALEDPAVWNDPKKAQELGKEKKQLDGVVIVLQDLDRELADNLELYEMSKEDGDEAGLQTIEAEAAKLTAIVEDLEFRRMFNQAADPMNAFLDIQAGAGGTEACDWAGMLLRQYLKYAERKGFKSNVEDETAGDVAGIKSATIKVEGEYAYGLLRTETGVHRLVRKSPFDSAGGRHTSFASVFVYPEIDDSVEININPADVRVDTFRASGAGGQHINKTDSAVRLTHVPTGIVVQCQDSRSQHSNRDVAWQRLRSRLYDHEMRKRMEEQQKLEDTKTDVGWGHQIRSYVLDQSRIKDLRTNVEISNTQKVLDGDLDPFIQASLKQGV, encoded by the exons ATGGACGCAGAACGCATCAACCTCATCGGCACCACCCTCGCGGACCTGCAGTCCAGGTGCGGTCAGCTTCGGGGGTATCTT GACTACGATGCCAAGTCCGAACGCCTGAGGACCGTCACCGCCGCCCTCGAGGACCCGGCGGTCTGGAACGACCCGAAGAAGGCCCAGGAACTGGGCAAGGAAAAGAAGCAGCTCGATGGCGTCGTCATCGTGCTGCAGGACCTCGACCGTGAACTGGCCGACAACCTCGAGCTGTACGAGATGAGCAAGGAGGACGGCGACGAGGCCGGCCTGCAGACCATCGAGGCCGAGGCCGCCAAGCTCACCGCCATCGTCGAGGACCTGGAGTTCCGGCGCATGTTCAACCAGGCGGCCGACCCCATGAACGCCTTCCTGGACATCCAGGCCGGCGCGGGCGGCACCGAGGCCTGCGACTGGGCCGGCATGCTGCTGCGCCAGTACCTGAAGTACGCCGAGCGCAAGGGCTTCAAGTCCAACGTCGAGGACGAGACCGCCGGCGACGTGGCCGGCATCAAGAGCGCCACCATCAAGGTCGAGGGCGAGTACGCCTACGGCCTGCTGCGCACCGAGACCGGCGTGCACCGGCTGGTGCGCAAGTCGCCGTTCGACTCCGCCGGCGGCCGCCACACCAGCTTCGCCAGCGTGTTCGTCTACCCCGAGATCGACGACTCGGTGGAGATCAACATCAACCCGGCCGACGTGCGGGTCGACACCTTCCGCGCCTCGGGCGCCGGCGGCCAGCACATCAACAAGACCGATTCGGCGGTGCGCCTGACCCACGTGCCCACCGGCATCGTGGTGCAGTGCCAGGACAGCCGCAGCCAGCACAGCAACCGAGACGTCGCCTGGCAGCGCCTGCGTTCGCGCCTGTACGACCACGAGATGCGCAAGCGCATGGAGGAGCAGCAGAAGCTGGAGGACACCAAGACCGACGTCGGCTGGGGCCACCAGATCCGCAGCTACGTGCTGGACCAGAGCCGCATCAAGGACCTGCGCACCAACGTCGAGATCTCCAACACGCAGAAGGTGCTGGACGGCGATCTCGACCCGTTCATCCAGGCATCGCTCAAGCAGGGCGTCTGA
- a CDS encoding CheR family methyltransferase translates to MAGLAEIEIRLLAEAVFLRYGHDFRDYAPASLKRRVLQAQQKMGLPSVSALQERVLHDAGQFAVLLQYLTVPVSGMFRDPSYFLALRRQVVPVLRTYPSLKVWVAGCSTGEEPFSLAIVLEEEGLLERTILYATDINPASLDKARQGIFELERMQAFTRDYQRAGGTRSFADYYTAAYGGALFDRRLRDRITFADHSLATDAVFSETQLVSCRNVLIYFNRRLQDRALGLFHESLSHRGFLGLGSKETLDFSAYATRFEPVSRPERLYRRAGR, encoded by the coding sequence ATGGCGGGGCTGGCGGAGATCGAGATCCGCCTGCTGGCCGAGGCGGTCTTCCTGCGCTACGGCCATGACTTCCGCGACTACGCACCGGCGTCGCTCAAGCGGCGCGTGCTGCAGGCCCAGCAGAAGATGGGCCTGCCCTCGGTGTCGGCGCTGCAGGAACGCGTGCTGCACGACGCCGGCCAGTTCGCCGTGCTGCTGCAGTACCTCACGGTGCCGGTCAGCGGCATGTTCCGCGACCCGTCCTACTTCCTGGCGCTGCGGCGGCAGGTGGTGCCGGTGCTGCGCACCTACCCCTCGCTGAAGGTCTGGGTGGCCGGCTGCAGCACCGGCGAGGAGCCGTTCTCGCTGGCGATCGTGCTGGAGGAGGAAGGGCTGCTGGAGCGCACCATCCTCTACGCCACCGACATCAACCCCGCCTCGCTGGACAAGGCGCGCCAGGGCATCTTCGAGCTGGAGCGCATGCAGGCCTTCACGCGCGACTACCAGCGCGCCGGCGGCACCCGCAGCTTCGCCGACTACTACACCGCGGCCTATGGCGGCGCGCTGTTCGACCGGCGGCTGCGCGACCGGATCACGTTCGCCGACCACAGCCTGGCCACCGACGCCGTGTTCTCCGAGACCCAGCTCGTGTCGTGCCGCAACGTGCTGATCTACTTCAACCGGCGCCTGCAGGACCGGGCGCTGGGCCTGTTCCACGAGTCGCTGTCGCACCGCGGCTTCCTCGGCCTGGGCTCGAAGGAGACGCTGGACTTCTCGGCCTATGCGACGCGCTTCGAGCCGGTCAGCCGCCCGGAGCGCCTGTACCGGAGGGCGGGCCGGTGA
- a CDS encoding class 1 fructose-bisphosphatase, translating to MSKISLTRYLVEQQRVDGLIPSQLRLLLEVVARACKSISHAVNKGALGGVLGSAGSENVQGEMQKKLDIIANEVLIEANEWGGHLAGMASEEMDGIYVVPNRYPHGEYLLLFDPLDGSSNIDVNVSIGTIFSVLRMPEDDRGVDEGDFLQPGNRQVAAGYCVYGPQTTLVLTVGDGVAMFTLDREQGSFVLTQENVRIPEDTKEFAINMSNMRHWDAPVKRYIDECLAGKEGPRGKDFNMRWVASMVADVHRILTRGGIFMYPWDKREPGKPGKLRLMYEANPMGWLVEQAGGAATNGHERILDIQPTKLHERVSVILGSKNEVERVTSYHREAKQ from the coding sequence ATGAGCAAGATCTCCCTCACCCGCTACCTCGTCGAGCAGCAACGCGTCGACGGCCTCATCCCCTCGCAGCTGCGGCTGCTGCTCGAAGTCGTGGCCCGGGCCTGCAAGAGCATCAGCCACGCCGTCAACAAGGGCGCGCTGGGCGGCGTGCTCGGCTCGGCCGGCAGCGAGAACGTGCAGGGCGAGATGCAGAAGAAGCTGGACATCATCGCCAACGAGGTGCTGATCGAGGCCAACGAATGGGGCGGCCACCTGGCCGGCATGGCCAGCGAGGAAATGGACGGCATCTACGTGGTGCCCAACCGCTACCCGCACGGCGAGTACCTGCTGCTGTTCGACCCGCTGGACGGCTCGTCCAACATCGACGTCAACGTGAGCATCGGCACCATCTTCAGCGTGCTGCGCATGCCCGAGGACGACCGCGGCGTGGACGAAGGCGACTTCCTGCAGCCGGGCAACCGCCAGGTGGCGGCCGGCTACTGCGTGTACGGCCCGCAGACCACGCTGGTGCTGACGGTGGGCGACGGCGTCGCGATGTTCACGCTCGACCGCGAGCAGGGCTCGTTCGTGCTCACCCAGGAGAACGTGCGCATCCCCGAGGACACGAAGGAATTCGCCATCAACATGTCGAACATGCGGCACTGGGACGCCCCCGTGAAGCGCTACATCGACGAGTGCCTGGCCGGCAAGGAAGGCCCGCGCGGCAAGGACTTCAACATGCGCTGGGTCGCCTCCATGGTGGCCGACGTGCACCGCATCCTCACGCGCGGCGGCATCTTCATGTACCCCTGGGACAAGCGCGAGCCCGGGAAGCCGGGCAAGCTGCGCCTGATGTACGAGGCCAACCCCATGGGCTGGCTCGTCGAGCAGGCGGGCGGCGCCGCCACCAACGGCCACGAGCGGATCCTAGACATCCAGCCGACGAAGCTGCACGAGCGGGTGAGCGTGATCCTGGGGTCGAAGAACGAGGTCGAGCGGGTCACGTCGTACCACCGCGAAGCCAAGCAGTAG
- a CDS encoding DUF1839 family protein gives MSLAALPGLVPESYRRHRLHGDAAAWPEKNCYADLWIGFLHTLGLEPLAMLSFTLAVDFEGDQWTFFKPPAAELRSLYGVDVQELTIWRPLVEHAQEHLAAGKLIATESDAFWLPDTAGTDYRRAHTKTTILMAELDLARQRLGYFHNAGYFELEGEDFRQLFRLDAAPDPAFLPLFAEVVRIDRLVRRTPSDLSDLAFELLCDHHGWRPRTNPFPRFAARLEQDLPTLREQGLAHYHQWAFASVRQAGAAFELLAAHLRWMATQGYPELDDPAACFEAIAQANKTLILKGARAVHSGRPLAADELLQGMATDWEQGMALLAPLVG, from the coding sequence ATGAGCCTCGCCGCCTTGCCCGGCCTGGTGCCGGAGAGCTACCGCCGGCACCGCCTGCACGGCGATGCCGCGGCCTGGCCGGAGAAGAACTGCTACGCCGACCTGTGGATCGGGTTCCTGCACACGCTGGGGCTGGAGCCGCTCGCGATGCTGTCGTTCACGCTGGCGGTCGACTTCGAGGGCGACCAGTGGACGTTCTTCAAGCCGCCCGCAGCCGAGCTGCGCAGCCTGTACGGCGTCGACGTGCAGGAGCTCACCATCTGGCGCCCGCTCGTCGAGCATGCCCAGGAGCACCTGGCCGCCGGCAAGCTCATCGCCACCGAGTCCGATGCGTTCTGGCTGCCCGACACCGCCGGCACCGACTACCGGCGCGCCCACACCAAGACCACCATCCTGATGGCGGAGCTCGACCTCGCGCGCCAGCGCCTGGGCTACTTCCACAACGCCGGCTACTTCGAGCTGGAGGGCGAGGATTTCCGCCAGCTGTTCCGGCTCGACGCCGCGCCCGATCCGGCCTTCCTGCCGCTGTTCGCCGAGGTGGTGCGCATCGACCGGCTGGTGCGGCGCACGCCGTCCGACCTGTCCGACCTGGCGTTCGAGCTGCTGTGCGACCACCATGGGTGGCGGCCGCGCACCAACCCGTTCCCGCGCTTCGCCGCCCGCCTCGAGCAGGACCTGCCGACGCTGCGCGAGCAGGGCCTGGCGCACTACCACCAGTGGGCGTTCGCCTCGGTGCGGCAGGCCGGCGCTGCCTTCGAACTGCTGGCCGCGCACCTGCGCTGGATGGCCACCCAGGGCTACCCGGAACTGGACGATCCGGCCGCCTGCTTCGAGGCGATCGCGCAGGCCAACAAGACGCTGATCCTCAAGGGCGCGCGCGCCGTCCATTCCGGCCGGCCGCTCGCGGCAGACGAACTGCTGCAGGGGATGGCCACGGACTGGGAGCAGGGGATGGCGCTGCTGGCGCCGCTGGTGGGGTGA